From a region of the Microbacterium sp. nov. GSS16 genome:
- a CDS encoding DedA family protein, whose amino-acid sequence MNDFVLWVIEAVQSVDPVLRTVLAGVAIMLETSILIGLVVPGDTVVLVAAIGVDGWAEGVALGATVVIGALLGESIGFWLGTWAGPYIRASWLGRRIGEEQWRRSERYLRRRGGVAIFLSRFLPVLHSLVPLTVGMSGYAYRRFIAWTLPACVLWAGLYVGVAATAAGSYPELSERVHYAGYVFVGVIVVLLVVLFVGKKLLARREERHMRRSGESDEGGRQSGQ is encoded by the coding sequence GTGAACGACTTCGTGCTCTGGGTCATCGAGGCTGTTCAGTCCGTCGATCCGGTGCTGCGCACCGTGCTGGCCGGAGTGGCGATCATGCTCGAGACGAGCATCCTGATCGGTCTGGTCGTGCCGGGTGACACGGTCGTGCTCGTCGCAGCCATCGGCGTCGACGGGTGGGCGGAGGGCGTCGCGCTCGGGGCGACCGTCGTGATCGGCGCGCTGCTCGGCGAGTCGATCGGCTTCTGGCTGGGAACATGGGCGGGTCCGTACATCCGCGCGTCGTGGCTGGGGCGGCGGATCGGCGAAGAGCAGTGGAGACGCTCGGAACGGTACCTGCGTCGCCGCGGCGGTGTGGCGATCTTCCTCTCCCGCTTCCTGCCCGTGCTGCATTCCCTCGTTCCGCTGACGGTGGGCATGAGCGGGTACGCCTACCGCCGGTTCATCGCCTGGACGCTGCCGGCCTGCGTGCTGTGGGCGGGGCTGTACGTGGGCGTGGCCGCTACCGCTGCGGGCAGCTATCCCGAGCTGTCCGAGCGGGTGCACTATGCGGGGTACGTGTTCGTCGGGGTCATCGTCGTGCTGCTCGTGGTGCTGTTCGTCGGCAAGAAGCTGCTCGCCCGCCGCGAGGAGCGGCACATGCGCCGCTCCGGCGAATCCGATGAGGGCGGCCGGCAGTCGGGGCAGTGA
- a CDS encoding App1 family protein → MSPASPAKIHWFARLEHRVHVWRERRARRRGRSATAVPFPGYGSTAGWVRVVGRALIVPAPLKKTRGEGSVRGWRSFVSIPVSFASVVVEIGGRTHTVVADRGGVIDSVVEAELPPGWQTFSMSVEGQKPVEATAFVVDESVDFGVVSDVDDTVMVTALPRPFIAAWNSFVVDEHARTPVPGMAVLLEQLRRDNPGSPMIYLSTGAWNVAPTLTRFLSRHLFPAGSMLLTDWGPTHDRWFRSGQAHKTGNLRRLAEEFPNVRWLLIGDDGQHDEAIYSQFLEEHPSSVAAVAIRRLLPAEAVLAGGRASGEHAEGSVPWVSAEDGAGLRERLTEVGILADRS, encoded by the coding sequence ATGTCTCCTGCCTCACCGGCCAAGATCCACTGGTTCGCCCGCCTCGAACACCGCGTCCACGTCTGGCGCGAGCGCCGCGCCCGCCGACGGGGACGTTCGGCGACCGCCGTCCCGTTTCCCGGATACGGCAGCACGGCCGGCTGGGTGCGCGTGGTCGGTCGCGCCCTCATCGTCCCCGCGCCGCTGAAGAAGACCCGCGGAGAGGGCAGCGTGCGCGGCTGGCGCTCGTTCGTCAGCATCCCCGTCAGCTTCGCCTCGGTCGTCGTCGAGATCGGCGGGCGCACTCACACCGTCGTCGCCGATCGCGGCGGGGTGATCGACTCGGTCGTCGAGGCGGAGCTGCCGCCGGGCTGGCAGACCTTCTCGATGTCGGTCGAGGGGCAGAAGCCGGTCGAGGCCACCGCGTTCGTCGTCGATGAGAGCGTGGACTTCGGTGTGGTCTCCGATGTCGACGACACCGTCATGGTCACCGCGCTGCCGCGGCCGTTCATCGCCGCCTGGAACTCGTTCGTGGTCGACGAGCACGCGCGCACGCCGGTGCCGGGCATGGCCGTGCTGCTCGAGCAGCTGCGCCGTGACAACCCGGGCTCGCCCATGATCTACCTCTCCACGGGGGCGTGGAACGTCGCCCCGACGCTGACGCGCTTCCTCAGCCGCCACCTCTTCCCTGCGGGCTCGATGCTGCTCACCGACTGGGGTCCGACGCACGATCGCTGGTTCCGCAGCGGTCAGGCGCACAAGACCGGCAACCTGCGCCGGCTCGCCGAGGAGTTCCCCAACGTGCGCTGGCTGCTGATCGGCGACGACGGCCAGCACGACGAGGCGATCTACTCGCAGTTCCTCGAAGAGCATCCGTCTTCCGTCGCGGCCGTCGCGATCCGTCGCCTGCTGCCCGCCGAGGCGGTCCTCGCCGGCGGTCGCGCGTCGGGTGAGCACGCCGAGGGCAGCGTGCCGTGGGTGAGTGCCGAAGACGGCGCGGGGCTGCGCGAACGACTCACCGAGGTCGGCATCCTCGCCGATCGGTCATGA
- a CDS encoding 3-methyladenine DNA glycosylase, which produces MTTSTRAPLTRAEWTSRAQAHAERADALTAAHRARQQRGEKHPVEDFLFTYYSYKPAQLRKWHPGASVTLRDAGERAGWRWYSPGPGPGEYAPDAEAFRADKPQLASLVERMLRLTAARPGQFGCFGLHEWAMVYRTAEHRHAAPLRLGAAGTDAVVEAAELRCTHFDAFRFFTDDAVPRNRLPLTRDTQPELEQPGCLHAGMDVYKWALKLGPLVPGELLLDAFELASDIRLLDMEAAPYDLSEWGVRPVRIETAEGKAEYVRRQRAFAERGNALREALLTAWLGRD; this is translated from the coding sequence ATGACGACCTCGACGCGCGCTCCCCTGACGCGCGCCGAGTGGACGTCCCGCGCGCAGGCGCACGCCGAGCGAGCCGATGCCCTGACCGCCGCGCACCGCGCCCGGCAGCAGCGCGGTGAGAAGCATCCGGTCGAGGACTTCCTCTTCACCTACTACTCGTACAAGCCCGCGCAGCTGCGCAAGTGGCATCCGGGTGCGAGTGTGACGCTTCGCGACGCCGGGGAGCGCGCCGGGTGGCGCTGGTACTCCCCCGGCCCCGGGCCGGGCGAGTACGCGCCCGACGCCGAGGCGTTCCGTGCCGACAAGCCTCAGCTCGCTTCTCTCGTGGAGCGGATGCTGCGACTCACGGCCGCCCGACCCGGGCAGTTCGGATGCTTCGGTCTGCACGAGTGGGCGATGGTGTACCGCACCGCGGAGCACCGGCACGCCGCGCCGCTGCGTCTGGGCGCGGCAGGGACGGATGCCGTCGTCGAGGCCGCCGAGCTGCGTTGCACGCACTTCGACGCGTTCCGCTTCTTCACCGACGATGCCGTGCCGCGCAATCGACTGCCTCTCACCCGCGACACTCAGCCCGAGCTCGAGCAGCCCGGATGCCTGCACGCCGGCATGGACGTCTACAAGTGGGCACTCAAGCTCGGCCCGCTCGTGCCGGGTGAGCTGCTGCTGGATGCCTTCGAGCTCGCGTCCGACATCCGCCTGCTCGACATGGAGGCGGCGCCCTACGACCTGTCGGAGTGGGGCGTCCGGCCGGTGCGGATCGAGACCGCCGAGGGCAAAGCCGAGTACGTGCGCCGGCAGCGAGCGTTCGCCGAGCGCGGCAACGCGCTGCGTGAGGCTCTGCTGACAGCGTGGCTCGGTCGTGACTAG
- a CDS encoding glycoside hydrolase family 3 N-terminal domain-containing protein, with protein MRARVMRGALTAALAACLLTACAPSAPSSSPSATRQPTSSASSPTPTPPPDPAVDAVAGMSVTEQAASVVMGHISGTDPVTLRAYMQSAPQGAPLGGFILMGGNIGADAAQVRALSDALTLDPALPPLIAIDEEGGVVRRLPWDTLPGGQGLHAFDLTQTEQVFAQRAALIAETGANVNFGIVADVPADASSFIYSRALGADPDSASSRVTAAVDGEEGVVLSTLKHFPGHGAASGDSHHSIPTTAMTLQQWQAGDARPFVAGIDAGAELLMFGHLAYTAVDAAPASLSAHWHEIARDELGFDGVTITDDLGMLTASGVPEYQDPVSNAVSALRAGSDMVLMVAGSTAETAPQMVAGIVSAVDDGRLGADRLRDAAERVMRLRMQAAAGR; from the coding sequence ATGCGTGCTCGAGTGATGCGCGGCGCCCTGACCGCCGCCCTGGCGGCGTGCCTTCTCACCGCCTGTGCTCCCAGCGCTCCCAGCAGCTCGCCGTCGGCGACACGCCAGCCCACCTCCAGCGCGTCGTCGCCGACGCCGACTCCGCCACCGGATCCCGCCGTCGACGCGGTCGCCGGGATGAGCGTGACAGAGCAGGCCGCCAGCGTCGTGATGGGGCACATCTCCGGCACCGATCCGGTGACTCTGCGCGCCTACATGCAGTCGGCGCCGCAGGGGGCCCCGCTCGGTGGATTCATCCTGATGGGCGGGAACATCGGTGCCGATGCGGCCCAGGTCAGGGCGCTCAGCGATGCGCTCACCCTCGACCCCGCGCTGCCGCCGCTCATCGCGATCGACGAAGAGGGCGGGGTCGTCCGACGCCTGCCGTGGGACACCCTGCCCGGGGGACAGGGCCTGCACGCCTTCGACCTGACGCAGACCGAGCAGGTGTTCGCGCAGCGGGCCGCGCTCATCGCCGAGACCGGTGCGAACGTCAACTTCGGGATCGTCGCCGACGTGCCCGCCGACGCCTCATCCTTCATCTACTCCCGCGCGCTGGGCGCCGACCCCGACTCCGCCTCGTCGCGCGTGACGGCGGCCGTCGACGGAGAGGAGGGCGTCGTGCTCTCGACCCTGAAGCACTTCCCGGGGCACGGCGCAGCGTCGGGCGACTCACATCACAGCATCCCGACGACGGCGATGACGCTGCAGCAGTGGCAGGCGGGCGATGCGAGGCCGTTCGTCGCGGGCATCGACGCCGGTGCGGAGCTGCTCATGTTCGGTCACCTGGCGTACACGGCCGTCGATGCGGCTCCTGCGTCGCTGTCGGCCCACTGGCATGAGATCGCACGGGACGAGCTCGGCTTCGACGGCGTGACGATCACCGACGATCTCGGCATGCTGACCGCGTCCGGCGTCCCCGAGTACCAGGACCCCGTGTCGAACGCGGTGTCGGCGCTGCGGGCGGGCAGCGACATGGTGCTGATGGTCGCCGGCTCCACGGCAGAGACCGCACCGCAGATGGTGGCGGGGATCGTCAGCGCCGTCGACGACGGTCGGCTCGGCGCTGATCGACTGCGGGACGCCGCGGAGCGCGTCATGCGCTTGCGGATGCAGGCCGCAGCCGGCCGCTAG